The nucleotide sequence GCCGTATCATTACGGTAATTACGCAGCAACTTATGTGATCGCCTTTTTAACAATACATATACCGCCTGCGGCGAAGACCGTTGTCGCGAAGTTTTTTTCTCTAGTTTATGGAGCATAGCATGATCGGGGTTGCAAATTGTATAGTAAATTAGGGGTTGAAAGGAACCCAGTCAATGGAATGGGGTATCTGTTTAATGCGTATAAAAGACACGGGGAAGAGAAACATTCTTGCTTTCCCCTTTGATAGGAAATTCCCTAtcaattgaataaaaaattctGCGACTTCTGTGAGAAAGTAGGGGATAGTTGTCAGTGATAGGAATATAGGGTTCTCATTCCTCATTTCACGATGAAAGGAGAATGGCGAATTTGTGAAGACGTTTTACAAAAGATAAGCTATTTTTTAGTACTTAAACGTTCCTGATTTCAAGTTGGATTTACTGCTAGTGATATCAATGAATTGTTTTCGAACACTGCAGGAAACTCACACGTACATCTGTTGGCCATGAACATAATAACGTAAGCAACGTGAATTTTGAAGTCAAATTAATAGTCATGcacattaaatattaatttatttttgtatgttttcatTCTGAATCTTCCGGCGAGTGAAGGTTGACAGAGATATGAACACGTTTAAGAAAAGgtaatctttttttttattactaaaatGATCATGATTCCAAATTGCACTTACTGCTAGTTGTAGAAAAGAACTGTtcttataatttatacaaattGTTTGATGACTGTTTCTCCGTTCAAATATTCCAATCGCGCTTTACACATCGTGTAATGATCCTTATTTGAGCAGATTATACACCGAATAAGAAGTCTTGATCACCTGACCGaagaaatattgaaatgtatTACCAATAAATATTTGCTGGTCAAGGATTAATTTTTTATCGAACCCTGTAGGCTAACATCTGTTCGTAAAACAGTGAAAAAAGTGGATAATAATTGATACAGACCGCCATGAACGACTCCAGATTCACGGTCATAATATGAGCGCTTTTGAACTCCATGGGAAATGATCCTCGTAGCATAATCACTAAAAGAACCTTCTTAGTCTCGTTGTCTAAATTCATCCAGTTGCTTTCGAAGATCATATCAGGGACTTCCAAGCTCTGAAATAGGAGATCATGTTGAAAAATATTCGAAAGTTGAGAATCGAATCTTTTTGGGATTATGAACCTTTCGCCTAACTTCGTTCCCGTACCAACAGTAGTAAAACAGCTGTATCAGTACGCAAATCATGAACATAACGTGTTCAACTGCTTTTCCATTCAGTCGCGCCTGCGTCAGTTGGAAAATGCTGAAGCAGACCATTGACACGGTTGCCACGAGTTGATAGCACAGAATTATGCGAAAGCTTCTGCTCAACTTTGAAGCGAAGCTGCAATTatttcacaaatgatttaattcttATAATGACAGAAGCATTCtttatgtagaaaattaattttcattttattggCAGCTGTAATGCACTAGAAAACTTAAAATAATGTGAAAGGATGTTCTTATCTAAACAACAAACTTTTGGAATATGTTAAAAAATCAACTTCATTTACCGTCAATTTTTTTTATGTCAGGGTTACATTTATTGCATGGAaggaaaataaaattgtttcacATTGTGCATAGCATGAGGCTTGATTTAGGATTCACTAAAAACCCACATGTATATCTGATGATGGTGGTAAGCGCATACGTTCACCGACCTATTCTGATCATTCTTAATATTTTGCAGGCGATGCTTGAGAATCTCCAGCTGACAATACACGCAGATCAACAACCCGCTGAACAAAGAGTCACAACCAATGTGCATCATCGTATCCAATGTCAAAGTCACGTATTGATAAAGGTACGTCACCATGTACAGCGTCGCAGAGGAATAATTATACGGTATCCATGCGCGAAATGGTAATTTTCGGTTCTTTGATTCCATGATCGGTGTGCTGACCCACACCAGCATCATGCTGGCCTGAACCAGCCACATGAATTGAATTGCATTCTCCCTGCGATCCAAAGAATATCAAACCGTACTTTAATTTTACATTTTCAACAAAGCAGTTTAGTGTAACCATTCATTGTTGCGTTAATTCGACATCAAACGATAAATCAACAGTTTGACTGAAGCGTCAGCCATAAATAGACGGTAAAACAGTCTGTACAGGTTCGAAActtaatttttacgctaatctATTACATCTTCCTAATCTTATTAGAATCTGCAGAAAGCAAGGATGTCGAGAAAGTAATTCATGTCCTAAAGGTGAACttctcaattttattttgatcaaatcaaatattttaatgaaatttttgaGCTCGTTGATGTGGCAGTAAATTATTTTTGCGAAATTTTGGTAGGTGCTGGTTTGATATTGAAttcgaaaataattaaaaagtacTTACTCGATTACTTTATCGAATCTCATCTTGATGTTCATCTCTTCCTCATTTACAGGCATGAACGGCTTTCTCCGCAAAGCCCTTATCAGGATCATGATATTGTCTCTATTCACTAAGAAGGTGTACATCTTGCATGCACCTCCAACCACAGAGACCGTGATGATAATATTGTCGCTGAGATCTTCCTGAGTTTGGACGTTGAATACTATGTCGAGAGTATGCGATAGCAAAGCAGACAGCATGAGACTGGTCATTATGGCCGAGTACACCGAATACAAATATTTCTTGAGCGATGATGTCCAGGTGCATGGCCTTAGACAACCTAACGATGTGAGTATCAAAAGCGTTGTTCGTAGCGTAGTTGTCATCACGAATATAATCTTATCTCATTAACTCCCAAAAATTGATCAGATTTACAAgatgtttatatattataattcgcTTAAAGCGAAGTAAAACAATTATTCAGAATACTTGATAAAAAGCGTTCATTCTATATTGTTGCAAGCGGGAGAATATTTTTTACACCGAATTCACGAATCACGTTCTGCTGCAAGTTTTCCTCGAACAAATATTTTCTTTCGTTAGCATACTGCGAGCAGAGTGAATTTTGATAAGATGAGAGAACCACGACTTCACGATATAGAGACTGAAACCCGACTGACTAGCACAGGCTATCGGATTCTTTCAGCACCCTCTGATAGTCTCCTCTCGATGGTCTCCCTTCGGTCGGGCAGGCTATATTATTATGGCAAGTACCGAGGAACTCGCGCGACTGTCGCAATTGCCATTTCGAAAATAAGATTGCAACCCTTGCAGTATCTATATTTCCTCAACTTTTCCCGTATTTTATTCTGCAGCCCCTTTGCACGGGTCTCGGAGGGGTGTGCTTAGGTAGGGGGACAGTATTTAATAGTGAATGATGGAAGAGATACGATACTTCGTAGTTGGTTGTGCTGCACACAGGGAAATACATATTTTACACTAAGCACCGGTAACAGCGCGGTGACGGTCGCTTACTTGACGGTAGCAGCAATGCTCGACTAAAAATCAACGGAGGGAAATGTGCACCAGTGGAAATAACAAACGATTCAAAAACTTGCGCTAAGTGTAGTGAAAAAGTACCTGCTCTTGCATTAAGGATGATGGGCTTTCATTGTCCGATGACGCATGTAGCTCCGAATCGAAAGGAAGTCCTTAAAATAGCATGGTGCGGTCAAAGTCCCGCCTTCGGACAGCACGCAAGATATTGTAGCAATTGCTTCGATGACAGTAAGGAAGGTTTTCCAAAGGCAAACAACGTTTTCCGACCAAACAATTTACTGCGTATACTTTTCGTAGTACATCAACGTACTGCTGGACTACATTTTCCACCTCGTTACCACTGATTCCGTGtgtataaaattataagaaCGTTTCCGATCCAATGCAACAGATGATCCACAGCCGGTCTGTCGTAATTAGTTCTGTCGAAGCAGATTGAATACCGAGTAAGACGTTTTGATCAACTGCGGCAAAGAAACACACACTCGAGTTACTTCGTTTATCGGTTGCTAATCGGACGATAAGTGTGTCCGAGTAGCACGGGCAAGCAATTTCGTACGTACCGCCTTGAAAGTCTCGACGTTGACGGAGACGATGTGGAGGCTGGTGAATTCTATCGGCACTGTAGCTCGACGCATCATCATCAGAAGCATCTTCTTCGTCTTGTTACTCAGCGTGGTCCATTCGATTTCGAAGATCATGTCGGGCACCTCGAGACTCTGCAAAGAGAAACTTTGCGGACGTGTTCTGAGGATATGAACCGGCTGACTGGACTAAAAATTCACACCACATCGCGAAGGATTTCTACAATGCAAGTTACACTATTTGGAGGCAAACTGAAACACACTACACAGTAGTGAACTCAGAAAATGCGTATCGAATAAGCGATCAACGGATCGCAGAATGACGATCATTCGGTCAGCGGGTGGATCGAGAAGAAATTGACTGAAAACCTTCAACTTGACCTCGTTCCCAAACCAACAGAAGTAGAAAATCTGAAGAAGCAAGCAGGTAATGTAAAAGGCAATGTCAGCTAGATTGCCGTCAAGTTCCGACATCGTCAATTGGTAGAGGCCGAAGCACAGAACGGCGGTGCTCTGGACGAACTGTATGAACGTTACAGCTCTGAATTCGTTGTTCACCATGTTAGCGAACCTGCAACGATTTTAGAGGGAGATAAAGACGATGGGGTGGTGAACGCCGTACTGAAAGTTACCGTGGACGTGATATGGTTCCTTAACTCTAGCGTTCACGTGCGATTTAAAACATTGA is from Megalopta genalis isolate 19385.01 chromosome 4, iyMegGena1_principal, whole genome shotgun sequence and encodes:
- the LOC117223811 gene encoding odorant receptor 49b-like isoform X1, with the translated sequence MTSLMLSALLSHTLDIVFNVQTQEDLSDNIIITVSVVGGACKMYTFLVNRDNIMILIRALRRKPFMPVNEEEMNIKMRFDKVIEENAIQFMWLVQASMMLVWVSTPIMESKNRKLPFRAWIPYNYSSATLYMVTYLYQYVTLTLDTMMHIGCDSLFSGLLICVYCQLEILKHRLQNIKNDQNRSVNVCAYHHHQIYIFASKLSRSFRIILCYQLVATVSMVCFSIFQLTQARLNGKAVEHVMFMICVLIQLFYYCWYGNEVRRKSLEVPDMIFESNWMNLDNETKKVLLVIMLRGSFPMEFKSAHIMTVNLESFMAVCINYYPLFSLFYEQMLAYRVR
- the LOC117223811 gene encoding odorant receptor 49b-like isoform X2 codes for the protein MTSLMLSALLSHTLDIVFNVQTQEDLSDNIIITVSVVGGACKMYTFLVNRDNIMILIRALRRKPFMPVNEEEMNIKMRFDKVIEENAIQFMWLVQASMMLVWVSTPIMESKNRKLPFRAWIPYNYSSATLYMVTYLYQYVTLTLDTMMHIGCDSLFSGLLICVYCQLEILKHRLQNIKNDQNRSVNVCAYHHHQIYIFASKLSRSFRIILCYQLVATVSMVCFSIFQLTQARLNGKAVEHVMFMICVLIQLFYYCWYGNEVRRKSLEVPDMIFESNWMNLDNETKKVLLVIMLRGSFPMEFKSAHIMTVNLESFMAVIKTSYSVYNLLK
- the LOC117223811 gene encoding odorant receptor 46a-like isoform X3 produces the protein MTSLMLSALLSHTLDIVFNVQTQEDLSDNIIITVSVVGGACKMYTFLVNRDNIMILIRALRRKPFMPVNEEEMNIKMRFDKVIEENAIQFMWLVQASMMLVWVSTPIMESKNRKLPFRAWIPYNYSSATLYMVTYLYQYVTLTLDTMMHIGCDSLFSGLLICVYCQLEILKHRLQNIKNDQNSFASKLSRSFRIILCYQLVATVSMVCFSIFQLTQARLNGKAVEHVMFMICVLIQLFYYCWYGNEVRRKSLEVPDMIFESNWMNLDNETKKVLLVIMLRGSFPMEFKSAHIMTVNLESFMAVCINYYPLFSLFYEQMLAYRVR